Proteins encoded in a region of the Deefgea piscis genome:
- the napA gene encoding nitrate reductase catalytic subunit NapA: protein MSLDRRDFIKISAVTAAAASAGIPLAQAAPAKTLPAMAGDGKDAIRWDKAPCRFCGTGCAVLVGTQNGRVVATQGDPDAEVNRGLNCIKGYFLSKIMYGSDRLTQPLLRKKNGKYDKNGEFTPVSWNEAFDIMELKWKDALKTSGPESIAMFGSGQWTVWEGYAAAKLMKGGFRSNNLDPNARHCMASAVTGFMRTFGMDEPMGCYDDIEVADAFVLWGSNMAEMHPILWSRITDRRLSNPKVKVSVLSTYEHRSFELADSGYGMVFTPQTDLAMMNFICHHIISTGRVNQKFVKDHCKFKLGTTDIGYGLRPNNPLESKATANGYPGADGKPKGNPNDMSDYSFEQFAKFVADYPVDKVSKLCGIPQDRLIALAELYADPKIKVTSFWTMGFNQHTRGTWANNMIYNIHLLTGKIAEPGNSPFSLTGQPSACGTAREVGTFAHRLPADMVVTNPEHRKTAEKIWKLPDGTIPGKIGLHAVAMARAIKDGKVKVYWQLCNNNMQAGPNINEELYPGWRRPDTFIVVSDPYPTASTLAADLILPTAMWVEKEGAFGNAERRTQFWRQQVNAPGEAQSDLWQLMQFAKRFKVEEVWPADLIAKQSSVKGKTLYDILFMNGQVNQFKNTDLQKGFENFEAKLAGFYVQKGLFEEYAQFGRGHAHDLGPFDLYHKARGLRWPVVNGKETKWRYREGYDVYVKKGEGVRFYGNKDGRANIIALPYHPPAEMPDANFDMWLCTGRVLEHWHTGTMTRRVPELHKAVPEAMVFMNPNDAKKRGLQRGMVVKVASRRGEIKARLETRGRNKPPVGLIFIPFFDEGRLVNKLTLDATCPISKETDYKKCAVKVVKA from the coding sequence ATGAGTTTAGACCGCCGTGACTTTATTAAAATATCCGCTGTTACTGCTGCCGCCGCCAGCGCGGGTATTCCGCTAGCACAAGCCGCCCCCGCCAAAACCCTGCCAGCAATGGCCGGTGACGGTAAAGACGCGATTCGTTGGGACAAAGCGCCTTGTCGTTTCTGTGGTACTGGCTGTGCTGTCTTGGTCGGCACGCAAAATGGCCGTGTAGTGGCCACACAGGGCGACCCAGATGCCGAAGTGAATCGCGGTTTAAACTGCATCAAAGGCTATTTCCTTTCCAAAATCATGTACGGCTCAGATCGTTTAACTCAGCCGCTACTGCGAAAGAAAAACGGCAAATACGATAAAAACGGTGAATTCACGCCAGTGAGCTGGAATGAAGCGTTCGACATCATGGAATTGAAATGGAAAGACGCGCTGAAAACCAGTGGTCCAGAATCGATTGCGATGTTTGGCTCAGGCCAGTGGACCGTTTGGGAAGGCTATGCCGCTGCCAAGCTAATGAAAGGTGGTTTCCGTAGTAATAATCTGGACCCCAATGCCCGCCATTGTATGGCTTCGGCAGTCACGGGCTTTATGCGTACCTTTGGTATGGACGAGCCGATGGGTTGTTATGACGATATCGAAGTCGCCGACGCGTTTGTGTTGTGGGGCTCGAATATGGCCGAAATGCATCCTATTTTATGGAGCCGCATTACCGACCGCCGTTTATCTAACCCGAAAGTCAAAGTATCGGTACTTTCAACTTACGAGCACCGCTCGTTTGAATTGGCCGACAGTGGTTATGGCATGGTCTTCACGCCACAAACCGATTTGGCGATGATGAACTTTATCTGTCATCACATTATTTCTACCGGTCGAGTGAATCAAAAATTCGTTAAAGACCATTGCAAATTCAAGCTCGGTACCACCGATATTGGTTACGGTTTACGCCCGAACAACCCATTAGAAAGCAAAGCAACGGCCAACGGCTACCCTGGTGCCGACGGCAAGCCGAAGGGCAATCCAAACGATATGAGTGATTATTCGTTTGAGCAGTTTGCTAAATTTGTTGCTGATTATCCGGTGGATAAAGTCAGTAAATTATGTGGCATCCCGCAAGATCGTTTGATTGCTTTGGCTGAGCTATACGCCGATCCAAAAATCAAAGTCACTTCGTTCTGGACCATGGGCTTTAACCAGCACACCCGTGGTACGTGGGCGAACAATATGATTTACAACATTCACTTGCTCACCGGCAAAATCGCCGAGCCGGGCAATAGCCCATTCTCACTCACTGGCCAGCCTTCAGCTTGTGGTACCGCGCGTGAAGTGGGTACGTTTGCCCATCGTTTGCCAGCCGATATGGTGGTGACCAATCCTGAGCATCGTAAAACCGCCGAAAAAATCTGGAAACTGCCAGACGGCACCATTCCGGGCAAGATCGGTTTGCACGCCGTAGCCATGGCGCGCGCGATTAAAGACGGCAAAGTGAAAGTCTACTGGCAGCTCTGCAATAACAATATGCAAGCCGGCCCGAATATTAACGAAGAGCTCTACCCAGGCTGGCGTCGTCCAGACACCTTTATTGTGGTGTCTGATCCGTATCCAACCGCGTCGACTTTAGCGGCCGATTTGATCTTACCAACCGCCATGTGGGTGGAAAAAGAAGGTGCATTTGGTAATGCCGAGCGCCGCACGCAATTCTGGCGGCAACAAGTCAATGCACCGGGCGAAGCACAATCTGATTTGTGGCAGCTGATGCAATTTGCGAAACGCTTCAAAGTAGAAGAAGTTTGGCCTGCCGATTTGATCGCCAAACAAAGCAGCGTAAAAGGCAAAACCTTATACGACATCTTGTTTATGAATGGTCAGGTGAATCAGTTTAAAAACACCGATTTGCAAAAAGGCTTTGAAAACTTTGAAGCCAAGTTGGCCGGTTTCTACGTGCAAAAAGGCTTGTTTGAAGAATATGCCCAGTTTGGCCGTGGCCACGCCCATGATTTAGGCCCATTCGATCTTTACCATAAAGCGCGCGGTCTACGCTGGCCGGTGGTGAACGGCAAAGAAACCAAATGGCGCTACCGTGAAGGCTATGACGTTTATGTGAAAAAAGGTGAAGGCGTTCGCTTTTACGGTAATAAAGACGGCCGCGCCAACATCATCGCACTACCGTATCACCCGCCAGCAGAAATGCCTGATGCCAATTTTGATATGTGGCTGTGTACCGGTCGTGTGCTGGAACATTGGCATACCGGCACGATGACGCGCCGCGTTCCTGAGCTGCATAAAGCAGTACCGGAAGCGATGGTGTTTATGAACCCGAACGACGCCAAAAAACGCGGTTTGCAGCGCGGCATGGTGGTCAAAGTGGCTTCACGTCGTGGCGAAATCAAAGCGCGTCTTGAAACACGCGGTCGTAATAAACCGCCAGTGGGTTTGATCTTCATTCCATTCTTTGACGAAGGCCGTTTGGTCAACAAGCTGACTTTGGATGCAACGTGTCCAATTTCTAAAGAAACCGACTACAAAAAATGTGCGGTTAAAGTCGTTAAAGCCTAA
- the napG gene encoding ferredoxin-type protein NapG, translated as MKATPNRRQFIKNSAAACGGALVLSSGLGVLASQQAKALPVQALRPPGALPETQFQSACVRCGLCVRDCPYDTLKLASLGQGIGWGTPYFAARNIPCEMCEDIPCVKVCPTGALDHQLTEINDARMGLAVLHDQETCLNFLGLRCDVCYRVCPVIDQAITLETMHNPRSDRHAMLIPTVHSDFCTGCGKCEQSCVLPKAAISVLPRALVQGQSGEHYRKGWEEKANAGGQSLIGPQIALPPNLPEQESP; from the coding sequence ATGAAAGCAACACCCAATCGACGACAGTTTATAAAAAATAGTGCAGCCGCCTGTGGTGGCGCCCTAGTGCTGTCTAGCGGCTTGGGGGTTTTGGCCAGTCAACAAGCGAAAGCACTGCCGGTACAAGCATTACGTCCGCCCGGCGCTTTGCCTGAAACGCAGTTTCAAAGTGCTTGCGTGCGCTGTGGTTTATGCGTTCGCGATTGCCCTTACGACACCTTGAAACTCGCCAGCTTAGGACAAGGCATAGGTTGGGGAACACCGTATTTTGCTGCACGAAATATCCCTTGCGAAATGTGTGAGGATATTCCCTGCGTCAAAGTCTGCCCAACCGGCGCTTTAGATCACCAGCTCACCGAGATTAACGACGCGCGAATGGGCTTGGCCGTGCTGCACGACCAAGAAACGTGCCTGAATTTTCTCGGTCTGCGCTGCGACGTCTGCTATCGCGTTTGTCCGGTGATTGATCAAGCCATTACCTTAGAAACCATGCATAACCCACGCTCAGACCGGCACGCAATGTTGATCCCAACCGTGCATTCCGATTTTTGCACCGGCTGCGGCAAGTGCGAGCAATCGTGTGTACTGCCTAAAGCAGCGATTAGCGTTTTACCGCGCGCGCTGGTGCAAGGGCAATCGGGCGAACATTACCGTAAAGGCTGGGAAGAAAAAGCCAATGCCGGCGGCCAATCATTAATCGGGCCACAAATTGCCTTACCGCCCAATCTGCCAGAGCAGGAGTCGCCATGA
- the napH gene encoding quinol dehydrogenase ferredoxin subunit NapH produces MRSFWQRNRWLMLRRSSQLVILALFLIGPLLGIWWVKGTLASSFSFGFLPLTDPMILLQTWLAGHTPERQAVIGAALVLAVYLIVGGRMFCSWVCPVNLITDFARWCRSRLGLKAGQQVARNTRYWLLAGVLLLSFITQTVAWEWVNPVTGLQRGMLFGMGLAWTMAIAIFIYDTVLVSRGWCGHWCPVGAFYALVGKTALIRITAPKRHACDDCMQCFYVCPEPQVIRVALKGQGSPVIVAGECSNCARCIDVCDQDVFKISHRFNQHTDLPL; encoded by the coding sequence ATGAGGTCATTTTGGCAACGCAATCGCTGGCTGATGTTACGGCGTAGCAGCCAGCTGGTGATTTTGGCGCTGTTTTTAATCGGCCCGCTGTTGGGTATTTGGTGGGTTAAAGGCACGCTGGCGTCGAGCTTTAGTTTTGGCTTTTTACCGCTGACCGATCCGATGATTTTGCTGCAAACGTGGCTTGCTGGGCATACGCCTGAGCGGCAAGCCGTGATCGGTGCCGCGCTGGTACTGGCGGTGTATTTGATTGTGGGTGGCCGAATGTTTTGTAGCTGGGTTTGTCCGGTTAATTTAATCACCGATTTTGCCCGCTGGTGTCGTAGCCGATTGGGTTTAAAAGCTGGGCAGCAAGTGGCCAGAAATACCCGTTATTGGCTATTAGCTGGCGTCTTACTGCTGTCGTTCATTACGCAAACGGTGGCTTGGGAATGGGTGAATCCGGTTACCGGATTGCAGCGCGGCATGCTGTTTGGCATGGGTTTGGCGTGGACGATGGCCATCGCGATTTTTATTTACGACACCGTTTTGGTGAGCCGCGGTTGGTGTGGACATTGGTGTCCGGTGGGGGCTTTTTATGCGCTGGTCGGTAAAACCGCGCTCATCCGCATTACCGCGCCCAAACGCCACGCTTGTGATGACTGCATGCAGTGCTTTTATGTCTGCCCTGAGCCGCAAGTGATTCGGGTGGCGCTCAAAGGCCAAGGTAGCCCGGTGATTGTGGCGGGCGAATGCAGCAATTGCGCGCGCTGTATCGATGTTTGTGATCAAGACGTTTTCAAAATTAGCCATCGCTTTAATCAACATACTGATTTACCACTTTAA
- a CDS encoding nitrate reductase cytochrome c-type subunit has product MKKLACILGMLLAFGLGAIGVQADELKSLRGTEAVSGDVAPEHYRWERDSRPLPRQFVQQPPLIPHSIKGYNVTTEYNKCLDCHSWDRTAETGATKVSITHFKTRGGTELTNISPRRYFCQQCHVPQTDAKPLVGSSFKPANGLVK; this is encoded by the coding sequence ATGAAAAAACTAGCCTGTATTTTAGGAATGCTGCTGGCCTTTGGCCTTGGCGCCATCGGCGTGCAAGCGGATGAACTCAAATCACTGCGCGGTACTGAAGCCGTCAGTGGCGACGTGGCCCCCGAGCACTACCGCTGGGAGCGCGATAGCCGTCCACTGCCACGCCAGTTTGTACAGCAACCGCCGTTAATTCCGCATTCCATCAAGGGTTATAACGTCACCACTGAATACAATAAATGCCTCGATTGCCATAGCTGGGATCGCACCGCTGAAACTGGCGCCACCAAGGTATCGATTACCCACTTCAAAACTCGTGGCGGCACTGAGCTGACCAATATTTCTCCACGCCGTTATTTCTGCCAGCAATGCCACGTACCGCAAACCGATGCCAAACCACTGGTAGGTAGCTCGTTTAAACCTGCCAATGGCTTAGTGAAATAA
- a CDS encoding NapC/NirT family cytochrome c: MSESKPSLKARLCERLKKLRTIKIGIVGIVIAFVVGIMFWGGFNTALEMTNTEKFCLSCHEMADNVYPEYQDTIHYTNRSGVRATCPDCHVPHEWGPKMIRKIEASKEVWGMLTGTIDTREKFLAKREQLAQNEWKRMKANDSQACRNCHNYEYFDYMEQNSRSATAHQKGFAEGATCIDCHKGIAHQLPAVHQNVRAGEAGVTAEVMHPTRIKASAASAVDDEDFAGIE; the protein is encoded by the coding sequence ATGAGCGAAAGCAAACCTAGCCTTAAAGCACGACTGTGCGAGCGACTCAAAAAACTACGCACGATTAAAATCGGCATTGTTGGCATTGTGATTGCCTTTGTCGTGGGGATTATGTTTTGGGGCGGTTTTAACACCGCGCTCGAAATGACCAATACCGAGAAATTCTGCCTGTCTTGTCATGAGATGGCCGACAATGTGTATCCGGAATATCAAGATACGATTCACTACACCAACCGCTCTGGCGTGCGGGCAACTTGTCCAGATTGCCATGTACCGCATGAGTGGGGTCCAAAAATGATTCGTAAGATTGAAGCGTCTAAAGAAGTCTGGGGCATGCTCACGGGAACGATTGATACCCGTGAAAAATTCCTCGCAAAACGCGAACAATTAGCGCAAAACGAATGGAAGCGAATGAAAGCCAATGATTCGCAAGCCTGCCGTAATTGCCATAATTATGAGTATTTTGACTATATGGAGCAAAACTCACGCTCGGCCACAGCCCACCAAAAAGGCTTTGCTGAAGGCGCAACGTGTATTGACTGCCATAAAGGGATTGCCCATCAATTGCCTGCGGTACACCAAAATGTACGCGCTGGCGAAGCCGGTGTAACGGCGGAAGTAATGCATCCAACACGCATTAAAGCCAGTGCGGCCAGTGCGGTGGACGATGAGGATTTTGCAGGGATTGAATAA
- a CDS encoding type 1 glutamine amidotransferase domain-containing protein, producing MKILMVLTSHDQLGDTGQKTGFWLEEFAAPYYLLLDAGAELVLASPLGGQPPLDPKSDAADFQTPATTRFKQDIAAQAALAKTLKLADVKASDYDAVFYPGGHGPMWDLAEDAQSIALLETLYAAGKPVALVCHAPAALRHVKAPDGQPLVAGKAVTGFSDSEEAAVGLTDVVPFLLEDELVAKGGVYSKGEDWQPYAVSSGHLITGQNPASSELVAQKLLAQLQA from the coding sequence ATGAAAATTTTAATGGTACTGACTTCGCACGATCAACTGGGCGACACCGGCCAGAAAACTGGTTTTTGGCTTGAGGAGTTTGCAGCACCGTATTATTTGCTACTTGATGCTGGCGCTGAGCTGGTGCTGGCGTCACCACTCGGTGGTCAGCCACCACTAGACCCTAAAAGTGATGCGGCTGATTTTCAAACCCCAGCCACGACGCGCTTTAAACAAGATATTGCCGCGCAAGCGGCTTTGGCCAAAACGCTTAAATTAGCCGATGTGAAAGCCAGTGATTACGATGCGGTGTTTTATCCCGGTGGCCATGGCCCAATGTGGGATTTAGCCGAAGACGCACAATCGATTGCCTTGCTAGAAACCCTGTATGCGGCGGGCAAACCCGTCGCCTTAGTGTGTCATGCGCCAGCGGCGTTGCGGCATGTAAAAGCGCCCGATGGTCAACCGTTGGTGGCGGGCAAAGCGGTGACCGGCTTTAGTGATTCAGAAGAAGCTGCCGTTGGCTTAACCGATGTGGTGCCGTTTTTATTAGAAGATGAACTGGTTGCTAAAGGTGGCGTGTATTCCAAAGGCGAAGATTGGCAGCCGTATGCCGTGAGTTCCGGCCATTTGATTACTGGGCAAAATCCGGCGTCCTCTGAACTTGTGGCACAAAAATTATTGGCTCAGTTGCAAGCATGA
- a CDS encoding ferritin-like domain-containing protein, producing the protein MEPAVFAAAFAALIESNPQIKIAKLAEIHLEQRDLLDPTPIIPIESPGRPTHPELVAPKDLPRRRNLAEAENRAALLHAFAHIEFNAINLALDALYRFRQMPAQYYADWLKIAVEEAYHFNLLCEHLQTLGFTYGDFPAHNSLWEMAVKTDQDVMARMALVPRILEARGLDAVPPIRQKLANIGDQRACEILDIILADEIGHVRIGNYWYHWCCQERQLEPIATFVALLRDYEAPVFRGTLNHIARQAAGFTTEEMALIESLKE; encoded by the coding sequence TTGGAACCCGCCGTGTTTGCTGCTGCCTTTGCTGCCTTAATTGAATCGAACCCCCAGATTAAAATCGCCAAACTGGCCGAAATTCATCTCGAGCAACGCGATCTGCTCGATCCCACGCCGATTATTCCAATTGAAAGCCCCGGCCGCCCGACTCACCCAGAATTGGTCGCCCCCAAAGATTTACCTCGACGCCGCAATTTGGCCGAAGCCGAAAACCGCGCGGCGCTGTTGCATGCCTTTGCACATATTGAATTTAACGCCATCAATCTAGCGCTGGATGCACTGTATCGGTTTCGCCAGATGCCCGCGCAGTATTATGCCGATTGGCTAAAAATTGCCGTTGAAGAAGCGTATCACTTCAATTTGCTGTGCGAGCATTTACAAACACTCGGTTTTACCTACGGCGACTTTCCAGCGCATAACAGCTTATGGGAAATGGCGGTCAAAACCGATCAGGATGTGATGGCACGAATGGCCTTGGTGCCGCGAATATTAGAAGCGCGTGGCCTTGATGCCGTACCACCGATTCGACAAAAACTCGCCAATATCGGCGATCAGCGCGCGTGTGAAATTCTAGACATTATTCTGGCCGATGAAATCGGCCATGTGCGCATTGGCAACTATTGGTATCACTGGTGTTGCCAAGAGCGCCAGCTCGAACCGATTGCCACATTTGTTGCGCTACTGCGCGATTATGAAGCGCCCGTATTTCGCGGCACCCTCAACCACATCGCCCGCCAAGCGGCTGGATTTACTACTGAGGAAATGGCTTTAATTGAGTCGTTAAAAGAATAG
- a CDS encoding GntR family transcriptional regulator, translating into MADWNNQSPIYLQLAEHLSQALLDGQPQEGQAMPSVRLLAAEYGLNPLTVNRALQAMVEGGLLESRRGLGMFVLPQASERLRAADRARFLSQEWPLLRAKLQRLGISASDLDWHAKESA; encoded by the coding sequence ATGGCCGACTGGAATAATCAATCGCCCATCTATTTGCAGCTGGCTGAGCACTTAAGCCAAGCCTTGCTCGATGGACAACCGCAAGAAGGGCAAGCAATGCCTTCGGTGCGTCTATTGGCTGCTGAATATGGCCTGAATCCCCTCACGGTAAATCGTGCCTTGCAAGCGATGGTGGAAGGCGGTTTGCTCGAAAGCCGCCGTGGCTTGGGCATGTTTGTTTTACCGCAAGCGAGCGAGCGATTGCGTGCTGCCGATCGTGCGCGTTTTTTAAGCCAAGAATGGCCGCTATTGCGCGCCAAATTGCAACGTTTAGGCATTAGCGCCAGCGATTTAGACTGGCATGCCAAGGAGTCCGCATGA
- a CDS encoding ABC transporter ATP-binding protein — protein sequence MNDLVKVSDLSIRYGNKTAVKQISFTLPAGQIVGLLGSNGAGKTSLMQAMMGLIPYQGQIEILGFNPQTQREAMLEHVCYIPDVAILPPWIVVADLLQLMCGLHPKFKLELAQQKLAQTIIPLNAKVKQLSRGMIVQLHLAIISAIDAQLMILDEPTLGLDIPARKAFYDMLINDWCSDTRTVLIATHQVDEIENLLSNVMMINHGQLVLNESISHLDERFIGVRYGLDAAAQIEAAAPLHRFRQMGGECAIFAGNAPSNIDQLGQTFRVELADLFVALAQPSMEKPHATV from the coding sequence ATGAACGACTTAGTCAAAGTCAGTGATTTAAGCATTCGCTATGGCAATAAAACTGCGGTCAAGCAGATCTCGTTTACCTTACCTGCCGGGCAAATTGTCGGTCTATTGGGTAGTAATGGCGCCGGGAAAACCTCGCTGATGCAGGCGATGATGGGCTTGATACCTTATCAAGGCCAAATTGAAATTTTGGGCTTTAATCCGCAAACACAGCGCGAGGCGATGCTAGAGCACGTTTGCTACATCCCTGATGTGGCGATTTTGCCGCCGTGGATTGTCGTTGCCGATTTACTCCAATTGATGTGTGGCCTGCATCCAAAATTTAAGCTTGAATTGGCGCAGCAAAAGCTGGCGCAAACGATTATTCCGCTCAACGCCAAGGTTAAACAACTGTCGCGCGGCATGATTGTGCAACTGCATTTGGCCATCATTAGCGCCATTGATGCCCAGCTGATGATTTTGGACGAGCCCACGCTAGGGCTAGATATTCCCGCCCGCAAAGCGTTTTACGATATGTTGATCAACGATTGGTGCTCTGACACACGCACCGTACTGATTGCCACGCATCAAGTCGATGAGATCGAAAATCTACTCTCGAATGTGATGATGATTAATCACGGGCAATTGGTGCTGAACGAGAGCATTAGCCATCTGGATGAGCGCTTTATCGGTGTGCGTTATGGGCTAGACGCTGCAGCGCAAATTGAGGCCGCCGCTCCGCTACACCGCTTTCGGCAAATGGGCGGGGAATGCGCGATTTTTGCGGGGAATGCGCCCAGCAATATTGATCAACTCGGCCAAACCTTCCGCGTTGAACTTGCCGATTTATTTGTCGCCTTAGCACAACCGAGCATGGAGAAACCACATGCAACAGTTTAA
- a CDS encoding GIN domain-containing protein: MNKLKPLKQWLFPACVLAVLALGTVTVWHAKPNPHFVINSGAAAFEFALQSKGAIQPSGKVIEVLLSNQGAKLINHSPVNVRQFSSPKASVELDEALLAELDQDLLAQGIIQLRTEQNISPNMPAIVFNSALVAEQSVLSEVENHGTGVTRIQSPNLKQISVSNRGTGRVEILTNTVQSATVSNYGVGDVYMPNVGNIEIDSRGTGNVYVENAETATIQLYGVGTVSFANEPQINSTIKGMGKIKTNTPHPYQ, from the coding sequence ATGAATAAATTGAAGCCGCTAAAACAATGGTTATTTCCTGCTTGCGTGTTGGCCGTATTGGCCTTGGGCACAGTGACTGTCTGGCACGCAAAGCCCAACCCACATTTTGTGATTAACAGTGGCGCCGCTGCATTTGAATTTGCACTGCAAAGCAAAGGTGCAATTCAACCGAGCGGCAAGGTGATCGAGGTTTTGCTCAGCAACCAAGGGGCGAAATTAATTAATCATAGCCCTGTGAATGTGCGGCAATTTTCTTCGCCTAAAGCAAGTGTTGAGTTAGATGAAGCGCTGCTGGCCGAGTTGGATCAGGACTTATTGGCGCAAGGCATTATCCAGCTACGCACCGAGCAAAATATCAGCCCCAATATGCCAGCGATTGTTTTTAATAGCGCCCTGGTAGCTGAGCAAAGCGTTTTGAGCGAGGTGGAGAATCACGGTACTGGCGTCACGAGAATCCAGTCACCCAATTTGAAACAAATCAGTGTTTCTAATCGTGGCACAGGCAGGGTCGAAATATTGACCAACACAGTACAATCGGCCACGGTTTCTAATTATGGTGTTGGCGATGTCTACATGCCGAATGTGGGAAACATTGAAATCGATAGTCGTGGGACCGGCAACGTCTACGTTGAAAATGCCGAAACCGCGACGATTCAGTTGTATGGCGTTGGCACAGTTTCATTTGCCAACGAGCCACAAATCAATTCAACCATCAAAGGGATGGGGAAAATCAAAACCAATACCCCGCACCCTTATCAATAA
- a CDS encoding carbohydrate-binding protein, with the protein MNEFNRAILAATIFSVASVAYAADPAWQEGKTYSLGQRVSYQNHTYQAIIAHTAYVGAGWNPAVSATLWLDLGASGSTLPSPSPSPSPSPSPSPSPSPSPSPSPSPSPSPSPSPSPSPTPNGACSTPWESGKVYTAGANVSYQGHNFTAKWWVDRAPQSQDTWGGWLDLGACKQTEPVSTVGLLFDDFSYSNTSQLANNGWLLRSWDGGPGLSNGQWSPNNISFLSDAAQPGNTLMRLKASSNISADQVVGNRANGGQSSQVELMTTEARYQNGTWAARMYFTDAPVQGPDDDSVVQTFFGITPYLEGGEPYSEIDFEYLPNGGWGIAAPTMWSGTYAIAAYDPENHVAVATQQSFAGWHTLVMNVHNDEIRFYIDGRLVQSYRGKAQPDHPMYLSFQLWFNGSGLIQSNELREYQEDIDWVYHRQDQQLSTSEVEAQVQQLRQQGLAAVKNIR; encoded by the coding sequence ATGAATGAGTTTAACAGGGCCATCTTGGCCGCCACGATTTTCAGCGTGGCTAGTGTTGCATATGCTGCAGATCCAGCGTGGCAAGAAGGGAAAACCTACTCGCTCGGCCAGCGGGTGAGTTATCAAAATCATACTTATCAAGCCATCATTGCCCACACTGCTTATGTAGGTGCCGGTTGGAATCCTGCAGTTTCTGCGACGCTTTGGCTTGACTTGGGGGCCAGCGGCAGTACCCTGCCAAGCCCAAGCCCAAGCCCAAGCCCAAGCCCAAGCCCAAGCCCAAGCCCAAGCCCAAGCCCAAGCCCAAGCCCAAGCCCAAGCCCAAGCCCAAGCCCAAGCCCAAGCCCAAGCCCAACACCGAATGGTGCTTGTAGCACGCCTTGGGAGAGCGGCAAGGTGTATACCGCTGGCGCCAATGTCAGTTATCAAGGACATAACTTCACGGCTAAATGGTGGGTTGATCGCGCACCGCAAAGCCAAGACACTTGGGGCGGTTGGCTGGATTTAGGCGCATGTAAGCAAACCGAGCCGGTTTCCACCGTGGGCTTATTATTCGATGACTTTAGCTATAGCAATACCAGCCAATTGGCGAATAATGGCTGGCTATTACGCAGCTGGGATGGCGGTCCGGGATTGAGTAATGGGCAGTGGAGCCCGAACAATATCTCGTTCTTGAGCGATGCAGCGCAGCCGGGCAATACGTTGATGCGCTTAAAAGCCAGCAGCAATATCAGCGCCGACCAAGTGGTAGGCAACCGAGCCAATGGTGGGCAAAGCTCGCAAGTCGAGCTGATGACGACCGAAGCGCGGTATCAAAATGGCACTTGGGCGGCGCGGATGTACTTTACCGATGCGCCAGTGCAAGGTCCCGATGATGACTCTGTCGTGCAAACCTTCTTTGGCATCACGCCTTACCTAGAAGGTGGCGAGCCGTATAGCGAAATCGATTTTGAATACCTACCTAATGGCGGTTGGGGAATTGCTGCGCCAACCATGTGGAGCGGTACCTACGCCATTGCGGCGTACGATCCGGAAAATCACGTCGCTGTCGCCACCCAACAAAGCTTTGCCGGCTGGCATACGCTGGTGATGAATGTGCACAACGACGAAATTCGGTTTTATATCGATGGCCGTTTAGTACAAAGCTACCGTGGTAAAGCGCAGCCAGACCATCCGATGTATCTGTCGTTTCAATTGTGGTTTAACGGCAGCGGGCTGATTCAGAGTAATGAACTGCGTGAATACCAAGAAGACATCGATTGGGTTTACCACCGCCAAGATCAACAATTGAGCACCAGCGAAGTCGAAGCGCAAGTTCAGCAATTGCGCCAGCAAGGGCTCGCCGCAGTGAAAAACATTCGTTAA